In one Platichthys flesus chromosome 3, fPlaFle2.1, whole genome shotgun sequence genomic region, the following are encoded:
- the gpx8 gene encoding probable glutathione peroxidase 8, with product MEALGGYPTKSSGPRAKWLRVLLSMTVGVGCLFLLQTQLLKPRKPKDFYSFEVKDAKGRSVSLEKYRGKASLVVNVASLSEQTEMNYLSLQELHRELGTSHFNVLAFPCGQFGDTEPGSSRDIEAFAKSTHGVTFPFFSKIKIMGSEADPAFRFLTDSVQKIPKWNFWKFLVNPEGKVVRFWRTDEAMESVRAEVTALVREIIIKKRVEL from the exons ATGGAGGCCTTAGGGGGCTACCCCACCAAGTCCTCCGGCCCCAGAGCCAAGTGGCTGAGGGTGCTACTGAGCATGACGGTGGGTGTGGGCTGCTTGTTCCTTCTGCAGACGCAGCTGCTCAAGCCGAGGAAACCCAAAGACTTCTACTCTTTCGAGGTGAAGGACGCGAAGGGGAGGTCTGTCTCTCTGGAGAAGTACCGAGGAAAA GCGTCTTTGGTTGTAAACGTGGCGAGTCTCAGCGAGCAGACGGAGATGAACTACTTGTCCCTGCAGGAGCTGCACCGGGAGCTGGGCACCTCGCACTTCAACGTGCTGGCCTTCCCCTGCGGCCAGTTCGGGGACACCGAGCCCGGGAGCAGCCGGGACATCGAGGCCTTCGCCAAGTCCACGCACGGGGTCACCTTCCCCTTCTTCAGCAAGATCAAAATTATGGGCTCAGAGGCGGACCCTGCTTTCAGGTTCCtcacag ATTCTGTGCAGAAAATCCCAAAGTGGAACTTCTGGAAGTTTCTGGTGAATCCCGAGGGGAAAGTTGTCCGCTTCTGGCGAACTGACGAGGCCATGGAGAGCGTCCGGGCGGAGGTCACAGCGCTGGTGCGGGAAATCATCATAAAGAAACGCGTGGAGCTATGA